The stretch of DNA CAAGGCCTTTGACGCGCTGCTGCAGGCGCGCCGCCGCGGGGCGTATCCGCTTGTGTGGCTGGCGCCGCACGAAGAAGGCGTCGAACGGGTGCGGCGGCGCTTGTCCGCCACGCCGCTGGGCTTTTCCGTCGGCGTGGCCACGTTCGAGCAATGGGCGGCCGACCAGTGGGAGCTGCACGGCGACGGAACGCGTCCGGTCGACGCGCTTGAGCGGTCGTGCCTGCTGTGGCGCGTGGTCGCGGCGGGGCCGTGGGCGGAGGCGGGCGCGTCGTTCAAAGGCGTCGTCGCGCTGCTGGCCCAGGCGGTCTTGCAAGGCGTCAGGGCGCGGGATTTCGACGGCGTGGCGCTGAGCGCGTCTCAGCAGGGCTTGGTCGCCTCGCTCGCTCGCTACCAGGCCGAACTTGAGCGGCGCGGCCGATGCGAGCTGTCGTGGGCCATGCGGGACCTGGCGGGCCTCATGGCGTTTCGGGGGTGTGTCGCCGCTGTCGGCTTTGACGAGCTGCCGTGGGCCCAGTCCGAGCTCCTGCGGCGCTTGGGCGCTTCTGGCGAGGCGCTGCGCATCGACGACGGGTGCTGCGCGGCGTCGCGCCCCGACGGCGGCGTCGATCGGGCGCCGGAGCTGTTGGCGCTGCTGGCGGGCCTGTACGGTCGGGCGGATGCGCCCGTGGTGCCGACCGGCGCCGTCTCGTTTCTGCTGCCGCAGGGCTCCTATGGCCTGGGCGGCCCGCTTGCGGCGCGCATCGCGGCGCTCGCCTGCGCGGAAGCGGACGCGGCGAGGGCGGCCGGACGGCGGCCTCTGCCGGTCGTCGTGTGCGCGCCCGACGCGCGGGATCTGTTTTTGCGCCTGGGTCCGGAGCTGGCGCGGCGGGGCGTCGCCTCGCAGACGCGGGGGCGGGCCTCGTGCGTCGCGTTCGCATCGACGGTTTTCGGCAAGGCGTGGCTGTCGCTTGCCGCCTGCGCCGACCAAGGCGCCCGCACGCTTGCAACGCTGTCCGACGTCTTGCGCTCGCCGCTGTGTCCGATGGACGATGGGAAGGCCATGGACTTCGACGCCGCGTGGCGCAAGAGGCGCCTCCGTCCCTTTGACGACATGGTGGCCGATGTGGCGTCGCGCGACGGGTTTGCCGCAACGCTCGTGTCCCTTGCGATGGAGCACGACTTCGAAGGGGCGCTCGCGGCGTTGGAATCCCGCCTGCGATCAGGGGCTTTCAGCGACGCGGCGCTGCAGGGCGAATCCGTTGCCGCCTTTGCGGCCGTGGGCCGGTTTCTGGCCGCATGGCGGGACTGCGCGGGCGGCGACGACGTCGCCTGGAGCCTCGTCGCGCAGCGCCAGGTCGCGTCCCCGCTCGCGTTTTCCGCAGAAGAGGGCGTCGCCGGCCAGGGGGACGCGCTGTTCTGCTCGCTTTCCGACGCCGCGCGCCTGGCGCCTGCATCGGCCTGCGCCGTCGTGCTGTGCGACATGACGGCGCAGGCGTACCCGGTTCGCGTCGAAGAGACGCCTGCCACGCTGCTTTTGGAGCGCATCGGCGTCGTCTGCGACCTTGACCCGGTGGCCCAGATGCGCCGGTCTCTGTTCCGCTGCCTGTCTGCTGCCAGCACGTCGGTGCTGTTGGAGCGCCCGCTGTTCGACGAGGACGGCACGGAAACCTATCCGTGCCTGGCCTTTGAGGAGATCGTCGACTGCTACCGGCCCTATGACGCCCTTGACCGCACGATCGATCGGGCGACGGGGCTGCCACCCGCCGTGGCCCGCTTCGCGTCGGTCGTGCCCGGGGCGCACGTGCACGAAAACCTGCTGGGGGAAGACGTTGCCTTGACGGGGCCGGGGCAGGCGTCGTCTTGGCCCGCCGGCTCGCCGGTGAAAGTGTCGCCTGAAGGCACATCGTCGCTGGTCGGAGGCACGTTCGGTGGCGACGGGGCGCATGGCGGCGGCGCGGTCGTGCTGTCGCCGTCGGCGGTGGAGACGTATCTGGAATGCCCGCTCAAATGGTTCACGCTGCGCCGGTTGCGGCTGAAAACGCCCGACGCCGGGTTCGGGCCCATGGAAAAGGGGTCGTTCGCCCATGACGTGCTGAGGCATTTTTACGAGCGGCTGCATAAGCAGGGCGTGGCGAAGGTCGCGGCCGACGACGTGGCGCGCGCCCAAGCGCTCATGGAAGTCGTGGCGGACGAAGAGCTGGCCCGCCAGCCCGCGCTGCCTCCTTCGCGCAACCCGCTCGTTGCCGCGACGGCGGCCGAGGAAGCCGAGGTCAGGCATCTCAAGCGGCAGCTGGTCGGCTTTGTGCCCTGGGAGGCGCAGCTGCTTGCAGGCTTCGTGCCGACGCATTTCGAATACGGGTTCGGCAAAAACCGCCCGTTTTCCTATGCCGGGGTCCATCTGACGGGGTCGATTGACCGCATTGACGTGAACGACAAGGGACAGGCCGTCGTGATCGACTACAAGTCGTCGGTGAAGGGGACCTACGACGTGCGCAGCCGCTCTTCGGCGCCCCAGGCGGGCGGCGCAGTGCTGCCCGACAAGGTGCAGGCGCTCATGTATGCCCAGGTGGCGCGGCGAGAATTGGGGCTTGACGTCGTCGGTGCGCTCTACGTGGGCTACCAGCCTCGCGCAGGCAAGCCGCCGGCGCTTTCGGGTGCGTTCGACCGAACGGCCATCCAGCCGTCGCAGGTGTGGGACGCGCGGGCCGAGCTTGTCGGGTATCCGCAGCTTGACGACGACGGGCGTGCGGCGTATGGGGCGTCCTCGTTCGCCGAGCTTGTCGACGAGGTGGAGCGCGGCGTGGAAGGCGCGGTCGCGTCGCTTTGCGAAGGCCGCATTGCGCCGTATCCTCGCACGGCCGACGCGTGCAGCTTCTGTCCGGTGCAAGACTGTGCGAAGAGGCGGGATTGATGGACCTTTCGACTGCAACTTCCGGCCAGCGCCAGGCCATCGAACACGTCGGCGGGCCGCTGCTGGTTTCTGCCGGCGCCGGGTCGGGCAAGACGTTCACGCTCACGCAGCGCATCGCCTACGGGCTTTTGCCTGAAAGCGGGCCGGCTGCCTCGTCGGTGGACGAGGTTTTGGCCATCACGTTCACGAAAAAGGCCGCCAACGAGATAAAGGCCCGCGTCAAGCGCACGCTGCGGGCGGAAGGCCTGGGCGGGGAGGCGCTGCGCATCGACGGGGCGTGGGTGTCCACCATCCATGGCATGTGCACGCGCATCCTGCGGGCCCATGCGCTCGACCTGGGGATAGACCCGTCGTTTTCCGTCATGAGCGAGGCTGTCCGCGAAGACGTGCTGGCCCGCGCCCTCGACGAGGCGCTGCGCTCCTTGGAGGCGCAGCGGTGCCAAGGGCGCTCCTGCGGTTTGCTTGACGAATACCCCGTCCGCCCGACGGCGTTCGGCGGCACGAGCGTGCGCGGCGCGGTCGAAGGGCTGCTGGCCCAGTCTTCGGCGCTTGGCGGCGGCTTGGACGCCGTGGCGTGGGGCGGCGCCGGCGTTTCGCCGGCAGACGCGGCGCGGGCGATCCTGGACGCGATGGAAGGGCCGCTGCAGACCTTTTTCAACGCCATAGCAAAAAAGACCGCCAGCTCGGAAAAGCACGAGGCGGCGGTCGAGCGGGCAGTCTCCGACCTGCGGGAATACCTGCTCGACGCCGCGCGCAACGCGTCGTGGGAGGCGCTGGCGCGCCTGCTCGAATCGGTGCCGCTCGTGCCGAAGAACTTCGGTCCGAAGGAAAGCCGCTTTTTGGTGGCGGAATACCAGGAGGCGCACCTGCAGGCGCTGCAGGAGGTGCGGCTGGGCCTGGCGCGGCCCTTCGCCGAAGAGCTGGCCTGCCTGGCCGAAGAGGTCCGGCACATCTACGCGTGCAAGAAGCGGGCGCTCGGCGTGCTCGACCAAGACGACCTGCTTGGCGAGACGTACCGGGCGCTGACGGAGCACCCCGACATAGCGAAGCGCTACGGCGAGAAGTTCTCGCTGGTCATGGTCGACGAGTTCCAGGACACCAGCGCGGTGCAGGTCGACCTGATCGGTGCTTTGGCGGGCGAGAACCTGCGCCGCCTGTGCACGGTGGGCGACTCCCAGCAGTCCATCTACCGATTCCGCGGGGCCGACGTGAACGTCTACGAGCGCCACAAGGAAACCATGGGGCGGCCCGAAGTCGGCGCCCTGTGCCTGGAGCTGTCGAAGAACTTCCGCAGCCATCGCGACGTGCTGTCCTTCGTCGACGCCGTGTTCTCGCAGCCCGAGACGTTCGGCCGGCGCTTCATGAGCCTGGCGCCCCACGACGGGCGGCCAAGCTGCTATTGCGGCAGCGCCCCGCGCATCGACGTCGTTTTCGCTCGGAATCGCGGCGGTTCGGGGACGGATGCGGGCGTGCGCACGGCCGCCGCCGAGATGGCGCGCCGCTTTGCGCAGCTGCGCCGCGAGGGCCATCCGGCGTCGGACATGGCGGTCCTTTTGGGTTCCATGTCAAAGGCCGACATATATGCCGAAGCGCTGCGAAGCGAAGGGTTCGAATGCGTGGTGACCGGCGGATCGAAGTTTTCCGAGGCGTCCGAGGTGCTTGTCGTGCAAAGCCTGCTGCACGTGCTGGCCAACCCGGCCGACACGCTGTCGCTTTACGCCGTGCTGACAAGCGGCATGTTCAAGCTGTCGGCCGACGACTTGCTTGAGCTGGCGACCGAAGGGCCTTCGTCGGACGCCCCCGGTGCCCATCGCTCGCTGTGGCGTGGGCTGCGCGATCTGGACGCCGAGGCTGTGGAAAGCCCGTCGCTTTCCCATGCGGCGTCGGTGCTGGGCCGCGCCTGGAAGGGCTGCGGGCGCGAGGCCGCATCGCGCACGGTCGAGCGCGTGTTACGAGATAGCGGGTGGCTGTGGCGGCTGGAGCGCGAAGGCGCACAGGGCCGGGCCGTGCTCGCCAACGTGCTGAAGGCGCTGCGCCTCGTCGAATCCGTCGAGCGGGCCGGCGGCCTGGGGCCGGCGTCCGTGTCGCAGGCGTTCGATGACGAGCTGGCGGTCATGAAGGCGCCGCCCGGCGCACTTGCGGGCAGCGGCGAGGACACGGTGCGCATCATGACCATCCACGCTTCGAAGGGCTTGGAGTTTCCCATCGTGGGCCTTGGCGAGTTTTGGGGCTCGCAGCGCACGTCGAGCCTGGTCATGGAGATAGAAGGCGATGCACTGTACGCGTCGTTGGCGCCGTCGCGCACGCTCGACAACTTTCCCGAGCTGAAAAAGCGCGTCAGCGACGCAAAGCTGCTCGAATGCTTCCCGCAAAATGACGAGCCCCTTGTCCAGGCGGCCGCTCGCACGCCGGCGCAGTTCCGGGCGCGGCTCGTCGAGCGAAACCGTTCCGAAGAGCGCGACGAGCTGTTCCGCAAGCTCTACGTCGGCGTCACGCGGGCGAGCGAGGCGCTGGTCGTGGCAATGCATGCTTCCGCCAAGGACAAGGCGAAGCCGAAGGACGGCGATGGCGCGTCCGACCTGCCGAAATACCCGGTCGGCATCGAAGAGGTGCGCAGCGCGCTGTTCGGCGGCGAGGATTTTCCTTGCGGCGCGGCGATGTTCGACTACGGCGGAACAGAGCCGGGGCGCTTCACGTGCGTCGATGCGGCGCCGCCCGAAGAGGACGTCCGGGCGGATGCGGCGGCGTGGGGTGTCGAGACGTCTGGGGAAGA from Xiamenia xianingshaonis encodes:
- a CDS encoding PD-(D/E)XK nuclease family protein, whose amino-acid sequence is MTYEHDTEKSAACAEDKAFDALLQARRRGAYPLVWLAPHEEGVERVRRRLSATPLGFSVGVATFEQWAADQWELHGDGTRPVDALERSCLLWRVVAAGPWAEAGASFKGVVALLAQAVLQGVRARDFDGVALSASQQGLVASLARYQAELERRGRCELSWAMRDLAGLMAFRGCVAAVGFDELPWAQSELLRRLGASGEALRIDDGCCAASRPDGGVDRAPELLALLAGLYGRADAPVVPTGAVSFLLPQGSYGLGGPLAARIAALACAEADAARAAGRRPLPVVVCAPDARDLFLRLGPELARRGVASQTRGRASCVAFASTVFGKAWLSLAACADQGARTLATLSDVLRSPLCPMDDGKAMDFDAAWRKRRLRPFDDMVADVASRDGFAATLVSLAMEHDFEGALAALESRLRSGAFSDAALQGESVAAFAAVGRFLAAWRDCAGGDDVAWSLVAQRQVASPLAFSAEEGVAGQGDALFCSLSDAARLAPASACAVVLCDMTAQAYPVRVEETPATLLLERIGVVCDLDPVAQMRRSLFRCLSAASTSVLLERPLFDEDGTETYPCLAFEEIVDCYRPYDALDRTIDRATGLPPAVARFASVVPGAHVHENLLGEDVALTGPGQASSWPAGSPVKVSPEGTSSLVGGTFGGDGAHGGGAVVLSPSAVETYLECPLKWFTLRRLRLKTPDAGFGPMEKGSFAHDVLRHFYERLHKQGVAKVAADDVARAQALMEVVADEELARQPALPPSRNPLVAATAAEEAEVRHLKRQLVGFVPWEAQLLAGFVPTHFEYGFGKNRPFSYAGVHLTGSIDRIDVNDKGQAVVIDYKSSVKGTYDVRSRSSAPQAGGAVLPDKVQALMYAQVARRELGLDVVGALYVGYQPRAGKPPALSGAFDRTAIQPSQVWDARAELVGYPQLDDDGRAAYGASSFAELVDEVERGVEGAVASLCEGRIAPYPRTADACSFCPVQDCAKRRD
- a CDS encoding UvrD-helicase domain-containing protein encodes the protein MDLSTATSGQRQAIEHVGGPLLVSAGAGSGKTFTLTQRIAYGLLPESGPAASSVDEVLAITFTKKAANEIKARVKRTLRAEGLGGEALRIDGAWVSTIHGMCTRILRAHALDLGIDPSFSVMSEAVREDVLARALDEALRSLEAQRCQGRSCGLLDEYPVRPTAFGGTSVRGAVEGLLAQSSALGGGLDAVAWGGAGVSPADAARAILDAMEGPLQTFFNAIAKKTASSEKHEAAVERAVSDLREYLLDAARNASWEALARLLESVPLVPKNFGPKESRFLVAEYQEAHLQALQEVRLGLARPFAEELACLAEEVRHIYACKKRALGVLDQDDLLGETYRALTEHPDIAKRYGEKFSLVMVDEFQDTSAVQVDLIGALAGENLRRLCTVGDSQQSIYRFRGADVNVYERHKETMGRPEVGALCLELSKNFRSHRDVLSFVDAVFSQPETFGRRFMSLAPHDGRPSCYCGSAPRIDVVFARNRGGSGTDAGVRTAAAEMARRFAQLRREGHPASDMAVLLGSMSKADIYAEALRSEGFECVVTGGSKFSEASEVLVVQSLLHVLANPADTLSLYAVLTSGMFKLSADDLLELATEGPSSDAPGAHRSLWRGLRDLDAEAVESPSLSHAASVLGRAWKGCGREAASRTVERVLRDSGWLWRLEREGAQGRAVLANVLKALRLVESVERAGGLGPASVSQAFDDELAVMKAPPGALAGSGEDTVRIMTIHASKGLEFPIVGLGEFWGSQRTSSLVMEIEGDALYASLAPSRTLDNFPELKKRVSDAKLLECFPQNDEPLVQAAARTPAQFRARLVERNRSEERDELFRKLYVGVTRASEALVVAMHASAKDKAKPKDGDGASDLPKYPVGIEEVRSALFGGEDFPCGAAMFDYGGTEPGRFTCVDAAPPEEDVRADAAAWGVETSGEEAFFVPVAAAGQGVRPCPQEKPARESFSYTSLSQAAAAAAGGQESGPAADAGGGTSGPAACVGADGSDLDATRPPADQRDAEAACGADGAASSQQAAAADEATALGTAFHRACQWAFAHRRVPDAGRLASWRACYGLSDAAFSRLEAAADAFFSSSLFDAAMAFEHCQGEVPFFLPVGDRFLEGEIDLLCYDGDACGARALVYDYKTGGRSCETREAVEDKHRLQGACYAYALLTSGFSEVTLKFIRVEHLGEEGGVGVVEYRYAQDSLDLLARLVRQHEASRL